One Pseudomonas tolaasii NCPPB 2192 genomic window carries:
- a CDS encoding DUF805 domain-containing protein has protein sequence MSDNRFKIVFDGTLLPGVESTTAKLNLAELFKSDVAAIEKLFTGRSVALKRDLPRADAETYLTALKNAGVDARIEEEQPVAFSLDETHETSSGASDLSRPAASPYAPPRAAVGEYAEEFSTLKVFTIHGRIGRLRYLAWTLVLTVATLVASGILFTAGFAIATAAPTVAAIFGVLTGLALFVAMVWVSVQIGVQRLHDLGWSGWLYLLNLVPLVNSVFPLLLLVLPGNSGANQYGPPPPRNSTAVKVLATAWLAFLPIMFAIVVALGMNGYLDQLQANMDSGYESSSITSDDDGDQSVIVDEVDVQSADDTAEPVDSPEQ, from the coding sequence AAAAGCGATGTCGCTGCCATCGAAAAACTCTTCACCGGCCGCTCGGTTGCGCTCAAGCGCGACTTGCCGCGTGCCGATGCCGAAACCTACCTCACCGCGCTGAAAAACGCCGGGGTCGATGCCCGAATCGAAGAGGAACAACCGGTCGCGTTCAGCCTGGATGAAACCCACGAGACAAGCTCCGGCGCGTCCGACCTCTCGCGCCCTGCCGCTTCGCCCTATGCACCGCCGCGTGCAGCAGTCGGCGAATACGCTGAGGAATTTTCCACCCTCAAGGTATTCACCATTCACGGGCGTATTGGCCGCTTGCGCTACCTGGCCTGGACGCTGGTGCTTACCGTCGCGACGTTGGTGGCGAGCGGTATTCTGTTCACCGCAGGCTTCGCCATCGCGACCGCCGCGCCGACCGTGGCGGCCATTTTCGGGGTGCTGACGGGCCTGGCGTTGTTTGTTGCGATGGTCTGGGTCAGCGTGCAGATCGGTGTGCAACGCCTGCACGACCTGGGATGGTCCGGCTGGCTCTACCTGCTGAACCTCGTGCCGCTGGTGAACAGTGTCTTCCCGCTCCTGTTGCTGGTGTTGCCGGGCAATTCGGGCGCCAATCAATACGGCCCTCCTCCACCGCGTAACTCCACCGCGGTAAAAGTACTGGCGACGGCGTGGCTGGCGTTCTTGCCGATCATGTTTGCCATCGTGGTGGCACTGGGCATGAACGGCTACCTGGACCAGCTTCAAGCCAATATGGACAGCGGCTATGAAAGCAGCTCCATTACTTCCGACGACGACGGCGACCAAAGCGTTATCGTTGATGAAGTCGACGTGCAAAGTGCTGACGACACGGCTGAACCTGTAGACTCTCCAGAACAGTAA
- a CDS encoding SDR family NAD(P)-dependent oxidoreductase has protein sequence MTRYALITGASSGIGLALAEALARRGRSLILVARQRDQLESIAIELTQRFGVEVLFRACDLGEPLRLSGFLLELEEGERQIDLLVNCAGMGTSGPFLAQDWMTEQDLIEVNVLALTRMCHALGNAMALHGGGQILNVASVAAFQPGPWMSSYYASKAYVLHFSEGLREELKTSGIKVSVLCPGPTRTAFFGTAQMDTAKLERSQQLMSPEEVALYTVRALEKNKAIIIPGRRNRWITFSPRLSPRWLTRKIAGAINKAYCSR, from the coding sequence ATGACCCGTTACGCTCTGATCACCGGCGCCTCCAGCGGCATCGGCCTGGCCCTGGCCGAAGCCTTGGCCCGTCGCGGCCGCAGCTTGATTCTGGTGGCCCGCCAGCGTGATCAGTTGGAAAGCATTGCAATCGAATTGACTCAACGCTTCGGCGTCGAGGTGCTGTTTCGTGCCTGTGACCTGGGCGAGCCGCTGCGTTTATCGGGGTTTCTGTTGGAGCTTGAGGAAGGCGAACGGCAGATCGACCTGCTGGTCAATTGCGCCGGCATGGGCACCAGCGGGCCATTCCTGGCCCAGGACTGGATGACCGAACAGGACCTGATCGAAGTCAACGTGCTTGCCCTCACCCGTATGTGCCACGCCCTTGGCAACGCCATGGCCTTGCATGGCGGCGGGCAGATTCTCAACGTTGCGTCGGTTGCCGCCTTCCAGCCCGGTCCGTGGATGAGCAGCTACTACGCCAGCAAGGCGTACGTGCTGCATTTTTCCGAAGGCCTGCGCGAAGAGTTGAAAACCAGTGGCATCAAGGTTTCGGTGTTATGCCCCGGCCCGACACGCACCGCGTTCTTCGGCACCGCGCAGATGGACACCGCCAAGCTCGAACGCAGCCAGCAACTGATGAGCCCGGAAGAAGTCGCGCTCTATACCGTGCGCGCGCTGGAAAAAAACAAAGCCATCATCATTCCGGGCCGACGCAACCGCTGGATCACGTTCAGCCCCCGTTTAAGCCCGCGCTGGCTGACCCGCAAGATTGCCGGCGCCATCAACAAGGCCTATTGCTCGCGCTGA
- a CDS encoding histidine triad nucleotide-binding protein, which yields MDTLFTKIINRELPADIIYEDDQVLAFKDIYPAAPVHFLVIPKKHIATLNDLTEEDKALAGHILFTAQRLALEQGCEEGFRLVMNCNPKGGQTVYHIHMHVLGQRQMNWPPG from the coding sequence GTGGATACTCTGTTCACCAAGATCATCAACCGGGAACTACCGGCGGACATCATCTATGAAGACGACCAGGTCCTGGCCTTCAAAGATATTTACCCTGCGGCCCCTGTGCACTTTCTGGTCATCCCGAAAAAACACATTGCTACGCTCAATGACCTGACCGAAGAAGATAAGGCCCTGGCCGGGCATATCTTGTTTACTGCCCAACGTCTGGCGCTTGAGCAAGGCTGTGAAGAAGGCTTCCGCCTGGTGATGAACTGCAACCCAAAAGGCGGCCAGACCGTTTACCACATCCACATGCACGTTCTGGGTCAGCGCCAGATGAACTGGCCGCCGGGCTGA
- the coq7 gene encoding 2-polyprenyl-3-methyl-6-methoxy-1,4-benzoquinone monooxygenase encodes MTTQRHYSPIDRLLLQADMAMRTLLPFSGQPYRPSPAIVQPDAQMSETETRHVAGLMRINHTGEVCAQALYQGQALTAKLPQVRAAMEHAAEEEIDHLAWCEQRIRQLGSHPSVLNPLFYGLSFGIGAAAGLISDKVSLGFVAATEHQVCKHLDEHLEQLPAEDEKSRAILEQMRIDEEHHAESALDAGGFRFPAPVRFGMSLLAKVMTKSTYRI; translated from the coding sequence ATGACTACCCAACGTCACTACTCGCCGATTGACCGCCTGCTGCTGCAAGCCGACATGGCCATGCGCACGCTGCTGCCGTTCAGCGGCCAGCCGTACCGCCCGTCGCCAGCCATCGTGCAACCCGATGCGCAGATGAGCGAGACCGAGACCCGCCACGTCGCCGGCCTGATGCGCATCAACCATACCGGCGAAGTCTGCGCCCAGGCGCTGTACCAGGGCCAGGCACTGACCGCCAAGTTGCCGCAGGTACGCGCAGCCATGGAACACGCCGCCGAAGAAGAAATCGATCACCTGGCCTGGTGCGAACAACGCATTCGTCAACTGGGCAGCCACCCCAGCGTGCTGAACCCGCTGTTTTACGGTTTGTCGTTCGGCATCGGCGCTGCCGCAGGCTTGATCAGCGACAAGGTCAGCCTGGGTTTTGTGGCCGCCACCGAACATCAAGTGTGCAAGCACCTGGATGAACACCTGGAGCAACTGCCGGCCGAAGACGAAAAATCCCGGGCGATTCTTGAGCAGATGCGCATTGATGAAGAACATCACGCCGAAAGCGCGCTGGATGCCGGCGGTTTCCGCTTCCCGGCGCCGGTGAGGTTTGGCATGAGCTTGCTGGCCAAAGTCATGACCAAAAGCACTTACCGAATCTGA
- a CDS encoding OsmC family protein: MKARIQWAGEAMFLGESGSGHVVVMDGPPEAGGRNLGVRPMEMLLLGVGGCSNFDVVSILKKSRQAVESCEAFLEAERATEDPKVFTRIHMHFVVKGRALKEAQVKRAIELSAEKYCSASIMLGAAGVAITHDYEIIELG; encoded by the coding sequence ATGAAGGCACGCATCCAATGGGCGGGCGAGGCCATGTTCCTCGGTGAGTCGGGCAGTGGCCATGTGGTGGTCATGGACGGCCCGCCGGAAGCCGGTGGCCGTAACCTGGGCGTACGCCCGATGGAGATGCTCCTGCTGGGCGTCGGCGGTTGCAGCAATTTCGACGTGGTCAGCATCCTGAAGAAATCCCGCCAGGCTGTGGAAAGCTGCGAAGCCTTCCTGGAAGCCGAGCGCGCCACTGAAGATCCCAAGGTGTTTACCAGGATCCACATGCATTTTGTGGTGAAGGGCCGGGCGTTGAAGGAAGCTCAGGTCAAACGCGCCATTGAGCTGTCGGCAGAAAAATATTGCTCGGCCTCGATCATGCTCGGCGCGGCCGGTGTGGCGATCACCCATGATTACGAGATTATCGAGCTGGGTTGA
- the crp gene encoding cAMP-activated global transcriptional regulator CRP codes for MVALTPTPKIKNLDKLLMHCQRRRYPAKHNIICAGERSETLFFIIKGSVTILIEDEDGREMIIAYLNTGDFFGELGLFEQAGKEQERSAWVRAKVECEVAEISYTKFRELAQHDPDILYALSGQIAQRLRDTTRKVGDLAFFDVTGRVARCLLELCKQPDAMTHPDGMQIKVTRQEIGRIVGCSREMVGRVLKDLEERNLVHVKGKTMVVFGTR; via the coding sequence ATGGTTGCTCTTACTCCCACACCCAAAATCAAAAATCTCGACAAGCTGTTGATGCACTGCCAGCGCCGGCGCTACCCGGCCAAGCACAACATCATTTGCGCGGGCGAACGTTCTGAAACACTGTTCTTCATCATCAAAGGCTCCGTCACCATCCTGATTGAGGACGAAGACGGCCGCGAAATGATCATCGCCTATCTCAACACCGGGGATTTCTTTGGGGAGCTGGGGCTGTTCGAACAAGCCGGCAAGGAACAGGAACGCAGCGCCTGGGTACGCGCCAAGGTCGAGTGTGAAGTCGCCGAAATCAGCTACACGAAATTTCGCGAATTGGCCCAGCATGATCCCGACATTCTGTACGCACTGAGCGGTCAGATCGCCCAGCGCCTGCGCGACACCACACGCAAAGTCGGCGACCTGGCGTTCTTCGACGTCACCGGCCGCGTGGCCCGTTGCTTGCTGGAACTGTGCAAGCAGCCCGACGCAATGACGCACCCCGACGGCATGCAGATCAAAGTGACGCGCCAGGAAATCGGGCGTATTGTCGGCTGTTCACGGGAGATGGTCGGCCGGGTGCTCAAGGACCTGGAGGAGCGCAACCTGGTGCACGTCAAAGGCAAAACGATGGTGGTGTTCGGCACGCGTTAA
- a CDS encoding lipoate--protein ligase family protein has translation MIQPVRMTVEAGLAAEQDLLAAVCAGEQEFGLLFWQPSDQALVMPRRLSRLPAFEAASKVSADAGWPVLLRETGGEPVPQSAATVNIALVYAPPRSEGDQGRIETGYQRLCQPICDLLIELGGDASVGEIDGAFCDGRYNVNLNGRKMVGTAQRWRQSGGRPVGLVHGALLLDNDREELIAAVNRFNEACGLDQRVRADSHIALHEAFAAPDAMTRLDTLYRQMLATFLPA, from the coding sequence ATGATTCAGCCAGTAAGGATGACGGTTGAAGCTGGCCTCGCCGCCGAGCAGGACTTGCTGGCTGCCGTTTGCGCCGGTGAACAGGAGTTCGGCCTGCTGTTCTGGCAACCCAGCGACCAAGCCTTGGTCATGCCGCGTCGCTTGAGCCGCCTCCCCGCCTTTGAAGCCGCCAGTAAAGTCTCGGCAGACGCCGGTTGGCCGGTGCTGCTGCGCGAAACCGGGGGCGAACCGGTGCCGCAGTCGGCTGCGACCGTCAATATCGCCCTGGTTTACGCGCCACCGCGCAGCGAAGGGGATCAGGGGCGCATAGAAACCGGTTACCAGCGTTTGTGCCAGCCGATCTGCGATTTGCTGATTGAGTTGGGCGGCGATGCGTCGGTGGGTGAAATCGACGGCGCGTTCTGCGACGGTCGCTACAACGTCAACCTCAACGGCCGCAAGATGGTCGGCACCGCCCAGCGGTGGCGGCAGAGCGGGGGGCGCCCGGTCGGTCTGGTGCACGGTGCATTGCTGCTGGATAACGACCGTGAAGAACTGATCGCGGCGGTCAATCGCTTCAATGAAGCCTGTGGCCTCGATCAGCGCGTGCGTGCCGACAGCCACATTGCCTTGCACGAAGCCTTCGCCGCGCCGGATGCGATGACCCGGCTGGACACCTTGTATCGGCAGATGCTGGCCACGTTCCTGCCGGCTTAA
- the trpC gene encoding indole-3-glycerol phosphate synthase TrpC gives MSVPTVLEKILARKAEEVAERRARVSLAELEAQAKLADAPRGFANALIAQAKLKQPAVIAEVKKASPSKGVIREHFVPAEIAASYEKGGATCLSVLTDIDYFQGSDLFLQQARAACKLPVIRKDFMVDPYQIVEARALGADCVLLIVSALDDVKLAELAAVAKNVGLDVLVEVHDGDELERALKTLDTPLVGVNNRNLHTFEVSLENTLDLLPRIPRDRLVITESGIVNRADVELMEISGVYSFLVGETFMRAENPGAELQRLFFPERGVAVSGSTLD, from the coding sequence ATGAGTGTTCCAACCGTTCTGGAAAAAATCCTGGCCCGCAAAGCCGAAGAAGTCGCCGAGCGCCGCGCCCGGGTCAGCCTGGCCGAGTTGGAGGCGCAGGCGAAACTGGCCGACGCGCCACGGGGCTTCGCCAACGCTTTGATCGCCCAGGCCAAGCTCAAGCAGCCGGCGGTGATCGCCGAGGTCAAGAAGGCATCGCCAAGCAAAGGCGTGATCCGCGAGCATTTCGTGCCTGCCGAAATCGCCGCCAGCTATGAGAAGGGCGGCGCGACGTGCCTGTCGGTATTGACCGATATCGATTACTTCCAGGGTTCCGACCTGTTCCTGCAACAGGCCCGTGCGGCGTGCAAGTTGCCGGTGATCCGCAAAGACTTCATGGTCGACCCCTACCAGATCGTCGAAGCCCGCGCCTTGGGCGCCGACTGCGTGCTGTTGATCGTCTCCGCCCTGGATGATGTGAAATTGGCCGAACTGGCTGCCGTGGCCAAAAACGTCGGTCTCGACGTGTTGGTTGAAGTGCACGACGGTGACGAACTGGAACGCGCGCTGAAAACCCTCGACACACCGCTGGTGGGGGTCAACAACCGTAACCTGCACACCTTCGAAGTCAGCCTGGAAAACACCCTCGACCTGCTGCCGCGCATTCCGCGCGACCGTTTGGTGATTACCGAGAGTGGCATCGTCAACCGTGCCGACGTTGAGCTGATGGAAATCAGCGGCGTCTACTCGTTCCTGGTGGGCGAGACCTTCATGCGCGCCGAGAACCCGGGGGCGGAACTGCAGCGCCTGTTCTTCCCGGAGCGTGGTGTGGCGGTGAGCGGTTCGACACTGGATTGA
- the trpD gene encoding anthranilate phosphoribosyltransferase — protein sequence MDIKTALSRIVGHLDLSTAEMSDVMREIMTGQCTDAQIGAFMMAMRMKSESIDEIVGAVSVMRELADKVELNTLDGVVDVVGTGGDGANIFNVSTASSFVVAAAGCTVAKHGNRAVSGKSGSADLLEAAGIYLNLTPVQVARCIDSVGIGFMFAQSHHGAMKHAAGPRKDLGLRTLFNMLGPLTNPAGVKHQVVGVFSQALCRPLAEVLQRLGSKHVLVVHSKDGLDEFSLAAPTFVAELKNDQVTEYWVEPEDLGMKSQSLHGLSVESPAASLELIRDALGRRKTENGQKAAEMIVLNAGAALYAADHAYSLKEGVALAHDALHTGLAREKLEELGAFTAVFKMENEG from the coding sequence ATGGATATCAAGACTGCCCTGAGCCGTATCGTCGGCCACCTGGACCTGAGCACCGCTGAAATGAGCGATGTGATGCGCGAGATCATGACCGGTCAATGTACCGACGCGCAGATCGGCGCGTTCATGATGGCCATGCGCATGAAGAGCGAGAGCATCGACGAAATCGTCGGCGCCGTGTCGGTGATGCGCGAGCTGGCGGACAAGGTCGAACTCAACACCCTCGACGGCGTTGTCGACGTGGTCGGCACCGGCGGTGACGGTGCGAATATTTTCAACGTGTCGACCGCTTCCTCTTTTGTAGTCGCGGCCGCCGGTTGCACCGTGGCCAAGCACGGTAACCGTGCCGTTTCCGGCAAAAGCGGCAGCGCCGACTTGCTGGAAGCTGCCGGCATCTACCTGAACCTGACGCCGGTACAAGTGGCGCGCTGCATCGACAGTGTCGGCATCGGCTTCATGTTTGCCCAGTCCCATCACGGCGCGATGAAACACGCTGCCGGCCCGCGCAAGGACCTCGGCCTGCGTACCCTGTTCAACATGCTCGGCCCGCTTACGAATCCGGCCGGTGTGAAACATCAGGTGGTCGGCGTGTTCAGCCAGGCGCTGTGCCGCCCGTTGGCCGAAGTCTTGCAGCGCCTGGGCAGCAAGCATGTGCTGGTGGTGCACTCCAAAGATGGCCTGGACGAATTCAGTCTGGCCGCGCCGACCTTTGTGGCGGAGCTGAAGAATGACCAGGTCACCGAATATTGGGTCGAGCCTGAAGACCTCGGCATGAAAAGCCAGAGTTTGCATGGCCTGTCGGTGGAAAGTCCGGCGGCCTCGCTGGAACTGATTCGCGATGCCTTGGGGCGTCGCAAGACTGAGAATGGCCAGAAGGCCGCCGAAATGATCGTGCTCAATGCCGGTGCGGCGCTGTATGCCGCCGATCACGCCTACAGTCTTAAAGAGGGCGTGGCCCTCGCACATGATGCGTTGCACACCGGGCTCGCTCGCGAAAAGCTCGAAGAACTGGGTGCCTTTACTGCGGTGTTCAAGATGGAGAATGAAGGATGA
- a CDS encoding aminodeoxychorismate/anthranilate synthase component II, with protein sequence MLLMIDNYDSFTYNVVQYLGELGAEVKVVRNDELTVAEIAALNPERIVVSPGPCTPTEAGISLEAIQYFAGKLPILGVCLGHQSIGQAFGGDVVRARQVMHGKTSPVFHRDLGVFHGLNLPVTVTRYHSLVVKRETLPECLELTAWTQLEDGSVDEIMGLRHKTLNIEGVQFHPESILTEQGYELFANFLKQSGGTR encoded by the coding sequence ATGTTGCTGATGATTGATAACTACGACTCCTTTACCTACAACGTTGTGCAGTACCTGGGCGAACTCGGTGCCGAGGTCAAGGTGGTGCGCAACGACGAACTGACCGTTGCCGAAATCGCCGCCCTGAATCCGGAACGCATCGTGGTTTCGCCCGGCCCGTGCACGCCGACCGAGGCGGGCATTTCCCTTGAGGCCATCCAGTATTTCGCCGGCAAGTTGCCGATTCTAGGCGTGTGCCTGGGCCACCAGTCCATCGGCCAGGCTTTTGGCGGTGATGTGGTGCGTGCGCGCCAGGTGATGCACGGCAAGACCAGCCCGGTGTTTCACCGTGACCTGGGCGTGTTTCACGGCCTGAATCTGCCGGTCACCGTGACCCGGTACCATTCGTTGGTGGTCAAGCGCGAAACCCTGCCCGAATGCCTGGAACTGACCGCCTGGACCCAGCTGGAAGACGGCTCGGTCGACGAAATCATGGGCCTGCGCCACAAAACACTGAACATCGAAGGGGTGCAATTTCACCCTGAATCGATCCTGACCGAGCAGGGCTACGAGCTGTTCGCCAACTTTCTCAAGCAGAGCGGCGGCACGCGCTAA
- the estP gene encoding esterase EstP: MLKAPYFAPLAGCLLSLACAQAFAAPSPYSTMVVFGDSLADAGQFPDGSNGATLRFTNRTGPTFQGDYGLVSSTLLGSKLGVAPNDLNASTSPVRAAQGLPDGNNWAVGGYRTDNILDSINSVSNAAIPPGNPGGGTVLRSRQGYLPANGGRADPNALYFLSGGGNDFLQGRVLSPGQAVAAGGRLADSAQALQQAGARYIMVWMLPDLGLTPAINGTPLQGPSSALSNIFNQSLVQRLSQIDAQIIPLNIPLLLNETFADPARFGLATGQNLTGTCFSGNGCTANPTYGIGGTNPDPTKLIYNDSVHPTIAGQRLIADYAYSLLAAPWELTLLPEMAQGTLRTHQDELRNQWQADNGAWQAVGQWRAIVAGGGQHLNFDTQSSSASGDGNGYNLNVGGSYRLDENWRVGVAAGLYRQTLEAGASDSDYKLNSYMGTAFAQYQENHLWADAALTGGKLDFDSLKRKFALGVSEGSEKGDTDGWLWALSARLGYDIAGAGSDWHLSPFISADYARVEVDGYSEKDNRSTALTFDDQQRDSKRLGAGLQGSYRITPQTQVFGEVAHEHEFENDTQKVRISLNSVPGIDFKLDGYTPRSNSDRLSLGVSHKLTKELALRAAYNVRKDDNLTQQGVNVGVSLDF, encoded by the coding sequence ATGCTTAAAGCACCGTATTTTGCGCCTCTGGCCGGTTGCCTGCTGTCACTGGCTTGCGCACAGGCATTTGCTGCACCTTCGCCCTACTCGACCATGGTGGTTTTTGGCGACAGCCTGGCTGACGCCGGCCAGTTTCCGGATGGTTCGAACGGGGCCACGTTGCGTTTCACCAACCGCACCGGGCCGACCTTCCAGGGCGATTACGGCCTGGTGTCGTCCACCCTGCTCGGCTCAAAGCTGGGTGTCGCGCCCAACGACCTGAACGCCTCCACCTCGCCGGTCCGCGCCGCACAAGGCTTGCCCGACGGGAATAACTGGGCGGTCGGTGGCTACCGGACCGACAACATTCTCGACTCCATCAACTCGGTATCCAACGCCGCCATTCCACCCGGCAACCCCGGCGGCGGCACCGTGTTGCGCAGCCGTCAGGGCTACTTGCCAGCCAATGGCGGGCGGGCCGACCCGAATGCGCTGTACTTTCTCTCCGGCGGCGGCAATGACTTCCTCCAGGGCCGCGTCCTCAGCCCCGGCCAAGCCGTTGCTGCCGGCGGGCGCCTGGCCGACAGCGCCCAGGCCCTGCAACAGGCCGGCGCGCGCTACATCATGGTGTGGATGCTGCCCGACCTGGGCCTGACCCCGGCCATCAACGGCACGCCCCTGCAGGGGCCCAGTTCGGCCTTGAGCAACATTTTCAACCAGTCGCTGGTTCAGCGCCTGTCGCAGATCGATGCCCAGATCATCCCGCTGAACATCCCGCTGCTGCTCAATGAAACCTTCGCCGACCCGGCGCGTTTCGGCCTGGCCACCGGACAAAACCTCACCGGCACCTGCTTCAGCGGCAACGGCTGCACTGCCAACCCCACCTACGGCATTGGCGGCACCAACCCCGACCCGACCAAGCTGATCTACAACGACTCGGTGCACCCCACCATCGCCGGGCAGCGCCTGATCGCCGACTACGCCTACTCCCTGCTCGCGGCACCGTGGGAACTGACCTTGTTGCCGGAAATGGCCCAAGGCACCTTGCGCACCCACCAGGACGAACTGCGCAACCAATGGCAAGCCGATAACGGCGCCTGGCAAGCGGTCGGGCAGTGGCGCGCCATCGTTGCCGGTGGCGGCCAGCACCTGAACTTCGACACCCAAAGCAGCTCGGCCAGTGGTGACGGCAATGGCTACAACCTGAACGTTGGCGGCAGCTACCGTCTCGACGAAAACTGGCGTGTCGGCGTGGCCGCCGGGCTGTATCGCCAGACCCTCGAAGCCGGCGCCAGCGATTCGGACTACAAGCTCAACAGCTACATGGGCACCGCCTTCGCGCAGTACCAGGAAAACCACCTGTGGGCCGATGCCGCGCTGACCGGCGGCAAGCTGGATTTCGACAGCCTCAAGCGCAAGTTCGCCCTGGGCGTCAGCGAAGGCTCGGAGAAAGGCGACACCGACGGCTGGCTATGGGCCTTGAGCGCGCGCCTGGGTTATGACATTGCCGGCGCCGGCAGTGACTGGCACCTGTCGCCCTTTATCAGCGCCGACTACGCGCGGGTCGAGGTCGATGGCTATTCGGAAAAGGACAACCGCTCCACCGCGCTGACCTTCGATGACCAACAGCGCGACTCCAAACGTCTCGGTGCCGGCTTGCAAGGCAGCTACCGCATCACCCCGCAAACCCAGGTCTTTGGCGAAGTGGCCCACGAGCATGAGTTCGAAAACGACACGCAGAAGGTGAGGATTTCACTCAACAGCGTGCCGGGCATCGACTTCAAGCTGGACGGCTACACCCCGCGCAGCAACTCGGATCGCCTGAGCCTGGGCGTGAGCCACAAGCTCACAAAGGAGCTGGCGTTGCGCGCTGCGTATAACGTGAGGAAAGATGACAACCTGACCCAGCAAGGGGTGAATGTGGGGGTTAGCCTGGACTTCTGA
- the trpE gene encoding anthranilate synthase component I has product MIREEFLRLAAAGYNRIPLACETLADFDTPLSIYLKLADEPNSYLLESVQGGEKWGRYSIIGLPCRTVLRVHDHRVSITHDGVEIESHDVEDPLAFVEAFKARYNVPTIAGLPRFNGGLVGYFGYDCVRYVEKRLGKCPNPDPLGVPDILLMVSDAVVVFDNLAGKMHAIVLADPSQADAFEQGQASLEALLEKLRQPITPRRGLDLSRPPAADPVFRSSFTQDDYERAVDTIKEYILAGDCMQVVPSQRMSIDFKAAPIDLYRALRCFNPTPYMYFFNFGDFHVVGSSPEVLVRVEDNLITVRPIAGTRPRGATEEADLALEEDLLSDDKEIAEHLMLIDLGRNDTGRVSEIGSVKLTEKMVIERYSNVMHIVSNVTGELKEGLTAMDALRAILPAGTLSGAPKIRAMEIIDELEPVKRGVYGGAVGYFAWNGNMDTAIAIRTAVIKDGELHVQAGGGIVADSVPALEWEETLNKRRAMFRAVALAEQTPQG; this is encoded by the coding sequence ATGATCCGCGAAGAATTCCTGCGTTTGGCCGCTGCCGGCTACAACCGTATCCCCCTGGCCTGCGAAACCCTGGCCGACTTCGACACCCCGCTGTCGATCTACCTGAAACTGGCCGACGAGCCCAACTCCTACCTGCTGGAATCGGTGCAGGGCGGGGAGAAGTGGGGGCGTTACTCGATCATCGGGCTGCCGTGCCGCACCGTGTTGCGGGTTCACGACCACCGCGTGAGCATCACCCACGACGGCGTCGAGATCGAAAGCCACGACGTGGAAGACCCGCTGGCCTTCGTCGAAGCCTTCAAGGCGCGCTACAACGTGCCGACCATTGCGGGCTTGCCGCGTTTCAACGGCGGCCTGGTCGGTTACTTCGGCTACGACTGCGTGCGTTATGTGGAAAAACGCCTGGGCAAATGCCCGAATCCGGACCCGTTGGGCGTGCCGGACATTCTGCTGATGGTGTCCGACGCGGTGGTGGTGTTCGACAACCTCGCCGGCAAGATGCACGCAATCGTGCTCGCTGACCCGTCCCAGGCGGATGCCTTCGAGCAGGGTCAGGCCAGCCTCGAAGCGCTGCTGGAAAAACTGCGCCAGCCGATCACCCCGCGCCGTGGCCTGGACCTCAGCCGTCCGCCGGCCGCCGACCCGGTGTTCCGCTCCAGCTTTACCCAGGATGACTACGAACGCGCGGTCGACACCATCAAGGAGTACATCCTCGCCGGTGACTGCATGCAGGTGGTGCCGTCGCAACGCATGTCCATCGACTTCAAGGCCGCGCCGATCGATCTGTACCGTGCGCTGCGCTGCTTCAACCCGACGCCGTACATGTACTTCTTCAACTTCGGCGATTTCCACGTTGTCGGCAGCTCGCCGGAAGTGCTGGTGCGGGTGGAAGACAACCTGATCACCGTGCGCCCGATTGCCGGCACCCGCCCGCGTGGCGCAACCGAAGAAGCCGACCTGGCGCTGGAAGAAGACTTGTTGAGCGATGACAAGGAAATCGCCGAGCACTTGATGTTGATCGACCTGGGCCGCAACGACACCGGGCGCGTCTCGGAAATCGGTTCGGTGAAGCTCACCGAGAAGATGGTCATCGAGCGTTATTCCAACGTGATGCACATTGTGTCCAACGTCACCGGCGAGCTGAAAGAGGGCCTGACTGCCATGGACGCGTTGCGCGCGATCCTGCCGGCGGGCACCTTGTCGGGCGCGCCGAAGATTCGTGCGATGGAAATCATCGACGAGCTGGAGCCGGTCAAGCGGGGTGTCTACGGCGGCGCCGTTGGGTATTTCGCCTGGAACGGCAACATGGACACCGCGATTGCGATCCGCACGGCGGTGATCAAGGACGGCGAGTTGCATGTGCAGGCGGGCGGCGGGATTGTGGCGGATTCGGTGCCGGCGCTTGAATGGGAAGAAACCCTGAACAAACGCCGCGCGATGTTCCGCGCAGTGGCATTGGCCGAGCAGACCCCGCAGGGCTAG